A single genomic interval of Brevundimonas diminuta harbors:
- a CDS encoding methyl-accepting chemotaxis protein, which produces MFSFNRLSIALKLAVVAGLAIGALMIVAAIGVTAYSGAIVRDMAGRYAESAALEASQEIRNEIVSAGTGAKTLAATLGAARQTGLTDRAAYMALVKPNAEATDQVMGAWFMAAPDAVGADAAHISDPASSSNVNGRLSIYWVRRDGQSSLEPEADGSDFEQAYYTEPMASGAPVVVEPYEENIGGGKVAMTSVAYPVRANGRIIGVAGLDITLANLSQRLAAMKPLGTGRVTLVSNKGVWVAHPDAAVRGQAYADTGADIVHNVIAKRQAQAVEGVSVNGEPVRRLIQPVILPGQKATWAVVLDIPVATIEAPARQLALMLLVGGVLIIAAIIVALLVTSDRLIRRPLARLTAHVRTMSDGRYDIPVAGADKADELGQIARALEGFRVELADGLARRDQQQRERAAAETDRRRHAEETELFAASQTRAVETLGEGLSRLAAGDLAWRMPEAGFTADTRRIPEDYNAALHQLHTTMTGIWTTAQSMRGGCQDIAAAADSLSRRTEQQAAGLEQTAAALDQLTQTVRSSAENAERARDITQAAQAAADKGEAVVQDAIGAMSEIEQSSTQINQIVGVIDEIAFQTSLLALNAGVEAARAGEAGRCFAVVASEVRGLAERSASAAKEIKALIALSQSNVQRGSDQVSLTRDSLSAIAVQVAEANALVRTIAAATREQSVGIGEINVAINQMDQFTQQNAAMVEESTAASHALTSEAGELEGLISRFDLGQTAQSRRAA; this is translated from the coding sequence ATGTTCTCGTTCAATCGCCTGTCCATCGCCTTGAAGCTCGCCGTCGTGGCGGGGCTCGCCATCGGCGCCTTGATGATCGTCGCGGCCATCGGCGTGACGGCCTATTCCGGCGCGATCGTCCGCGACATGGCCGGCCGATACGCCGAAAGCGCTGCGCTAGAAGCCTCGCAAGAAATCCGCAACGAGATCGTCTCGGCCGGCACGGGTGCCAAGACCCTGGCCGCGACCTTGGGTGCCGCACGACAGACGGGACTGACCGACCGCGCCGCCTATATGGCGCTGGTCAAGCCGAACGCCGAAGCCACCGATCAGGTGATGGGCGCCTGGTTCATGGCCGCCCCGGACGCCGTCGGGGCCGACGCCGCCCACATCAGCGATCCGGCGAGCAGTTCGAACGTCAACGGACGACTTTCAATCTACTGGGTGCGCCGTGACGGTCAGAGTTCCCTGGAGCCCGAGGCTGACGGCTCGGACTTCGAACAGGCCTACTACACCGAGCCGATGGCCAGCGGCGCGCCGGTCGTGGTCGAACCGTACGAAGAGAACATTGGCGGCGGCAAGGTCGCGATGACCTCGGTCGCCTATCCGGTGCGCGCCAACGGCCGCATCATCGGAGTCGCGGGCCTGGACATCACCCTGGCCAACCTGTCGCAGCGCTTGGCGGCGATGAAGCCGCTGGGCACGGGCCGCGTCACCCTGGTGTCGAACAAGGGCGTTTGGGTCGCCCATCCGGACGCCGCCGTGCGAGGCCAAGCCTATGCGGACACTGGTGCGGACATCGTGCACAACGTGATCGCCAAACGCCAGGCCCAGGCGGTCGAGGGCGTCAGCGTGAACGGCGAGCCGGTTCGACGTCTGATCCAGCCCGTGATCCTGCCCGGTCAAAAGGCGACCTGGGCCGTCGTGCTGGACATTCCCGTCGCGACGATCGAGGCCCCGGCGCGGCAGTTGGCCTTGATGCTTCTGGTCGGCGGTGTTCTGATCATCGCCGCCATCATCGTCGCCCTTCTGGTCACCAGCGACCGTCTGATCCGACGCCCGCTTGCGCGTCTGACCGCCCATGTTCGGACCATGAGCGACGGACGCTATGACATTCCCGTCGCCGGTGCGGACAAGGCCGATGAACTGGGCCAGATCGCGAGGGCGCTCGAAGGGTTCCGGGTCGAGCTTGCGGACGGTCTGGCGCGGCGCGACCAGCAGCAGCGAGAACGTGCGGCCGCCGAAACCGATCGTCGCCGGCACGCCGAGGAGACGGAGCTTTTCGCCGCCTCGCAAACGCGCGCCGTCGAGACTTTGGGAGAAGGTCTATCGCGCCTCGCCGCCGGCGACCTGGCCTGGCGGATGCCCGAGGCGGGCTTCACCGCCGACACGCGTCGCATCCCGGAAGATTATAACGCCGCCCTGCACCAACTGCACACAACGATGACCGGCATCTGGACCACGGCCCAGTCGATGCGCGGCGGATGTCAGGACATCGCCGCCGCCGCTGACAGCCTGTCGCGCCGCACCGAGCAGCAGGCCGCCGGTCTGGAACAGACCGCTGCCGCGCTGGACCAGCTGACGCAGACGGTACGCAGCAGCGCCGAAAACGCCGAGCGCGCCCGAGACATCACTCAGGCCGCTCAGGCGGCGGCGGACAAGGGCGAGGCCGTCGTGCAGGACGCAATCGGCGCCATGTCGGAGATCGAGCAGTCGTCGACCCAGATCAACCAGATCGTCGGTGTCATCGACGAGATCGCCTTCCAGACCAGCCTTCTGGCCCTGAACGCCGGTGTCGAGGCCGCCCGGGCCGGCGAAGCCGGACGCTGTTTCGCCGTCGTCGCCTCCGAGGTAAGGGGCCTGGCCGAACGGTCGGCCAGCGCCGCCAAGGAGATCAAGGCGCTGATCGCCCTGTCGCAGAGCAATGTGCAGCGCGGATCCGATCAGGTGTCGCTGACGCGCGACAGCCTCAGCGCCATCGCTGTCCAGGTGGCGGAGGCCAACGCCCTGGTTCGTACCATCGCCGCCGCGACGCGCGAACAGTCGGTCGGCATCGGCGAGATCAATGTGGCGATCAATCAGATGGACCAGTTCACCCAGCAGAACGCCGCCATGGTCGAGGAATCCACCGCCGCCAGCCACGCCCTAACGAGCGAGGCCGGCGAACTGGAGGGGCTGATCAGCCGCTTTGATCTGGGTCAGACGGCGCAGTCGAGACGCGCCGCCTGA
- a CDS encoding host attachment family protein, translating into MKLSNGALVAVVDGEKLALFKNTNASDIKLTPLETPAIADRVSGSAGRRSNEANPDNDTQAEDGFAMGVAEVLNKWSVTNKIDELLVIAAPKTLGELRKHWHKDLQAKLVGEIAKDLTGHSSDQIAAAIDKA; encoded by the coding sequence GAAACTTTCCAATGGCGCGCTGGTGGCGGTGGTCGATGGCGAGAAGCTGGCCCTGTTCAAGAATACGAACGCTTCGGACATCAAGCTGACGCCGCTGGAAACCCCGGCCATCGCGGATCGGGTGTCGGGTTCGGCCGGCCGCCGATCCAATGAGGCGAACCCCGACAATGACACCCAGGCCGAGGACGGTTTCGCCATGGGCGTCGCCGAGGTGCTGAACAAATGGTCGGTCACCAACAAGATCGACGAACTGCTGGTGATCGCAGCGCCCAAGACGCTGGGCGAGCTGCGCAAGCATTGGCACAAGGACCTTCAAGCCAAGCTGGTCGGCGAGATCGCCAAGGATTTGACGGGCCATTCCAGCGATCAGATCGCCGCCGCCATCGATAAGGCGTGA